In a single window of the Lates calcarifer isolate ASB-BC8 linkage group LG1, TLL_Latcal_v3, whole genome shotgun sequence genome:
- the insig2 gene encoding insulin-induced gene 2 protein — MSLTLTAMSDSAVTSSQQQWSGSGQTRRPSQGPYISVIANRTTNLVIRGAMLFSVGVFLALVLNLLQVQRNVTLFPPDVISSIFSSAWWVPPCCGTASAMIGLLYPCIDRHLGEPHKFKREWSSVMRCVAVFVGINHASAKVDFANNIQLSLTLAALSIGLWWTFDRSRSGFGLGVSIALLATLATQLLVYNGVFQYTSPDFLYIRSWLPCIFFAGVITMGNIGRQLALYEYKFIQEKTHQD, encoded by the exons ATGTCCTTGACACTGACAGCCATGAGTGACAGTGCAGTGaccagcagccagcagcagtgGTCAGGGTCTGGGCAAACGCGGCGGCCTTCCCAGGGCCCCTACATTTCTGTCATTGCCAACAG AACCACTAACCTGGTGATCCGAGGGGCCATGCTGTTCTCTGTGGGCGTCTTCCTGGCCCTGGTGCTGAATTTACTTCAAGTGCAGAGAAACGTCACCCTCTTTCCCCCTGATGTCATCAGCAGTATCTTCTCTTCAGCCTGGTGGGTGCCGCCCTGTTGTGGCACAGCCTCAG CAATGATCGGGCTATTGTACCCCTGCATCGACAGACATCTGGGTGAGCCACACAAGTTCAAGCGGGAATGGTCCAGCGTAATGCgctgtgtggctgtgtttgtcGGCATCAACCATGCCAGTGCT AAAGTGGACTTTGCCAACAACATCCAGCTGTCTCTGACACTGGCAGCACTCTCCATTGGTCTGTGGTGGACATTCGACCGCTCCCGCAGTGGTTTTGGCCTGGGAGTCAGCATTGCCCTGCTGGCAACACTGGCCACCCAACTCCTGGTTTACAATGGAGTCTTTCA GTATACTTCTCCAGATTTCCTTTACATTCGCTCCTGGCTACCTTGTATCTTCTTTGCGGGGGTGATAACTATGGGAAACATAGGACGGCAGCTAGCCTTG tATGAATATAAATTCATTCAGGAAAAGACCCATCAAGACTAA